The genomic interval catggaagccggaaacttgatggaagaaagtgtCGAAGCCCCAGTAGCCGAAATAGTTGAAACCCCGGCTGACATAGAGCCCAataccttggtcgacacagagCCCGATAGCCCAGTagccgaaattgtcgagacCCCGGTTGATGACAATACCTTGGCTGACACAGAGTCCGAAAACCTGGTAGCCACAGTGCACCAAACAGAGTGGTatgtgaatgaaagaaaaacccAGCTGGATGTGAGTGGCCATGTCTATATTAGGCACTTCTATATCCATACTTCAGTTGGTGACCTTATTGGtcaagactctgacaatGAGGTGAGATTTTCGCGCCTCAAATATTTTCTGCTCATGTTTCCGCTGACCCAGCTGACTACTATGTGTTGGCTTACAAATTCTATGCTTGctcaacaaaacaagcatcCAATCACAGCCGGAGAACTTCTTTGGTTCTTTGGAATCCTCATACTCACCACAAAGTTTGAGTTCAGTAGCCGGGCCCAACTAtggtccacaactgcaccCTCCCGACAAAGAGGGTGATGAGGAGGATGAGTATCTACCTCATGGTGCAAAGATTATCAAAGaacttgtttgtccttggtgggGGAATGATTGGATTGTGTGTGCTGATTCTTATTTTGCCTCCGTTGTGACAGCTGTCAAGCTTAAGAGGATTGGCTTGAGATTCATTGGGGTTGTGAAGTCAGCAATGAGAATATATCCAAGACACATGGTTAGCCTACTGCcaatgtacaggaataggaaAGTCTGCTGGacaggaagaaaagcagaaggatttctACAGTGCCTTAGCCGAGGAGCTGGTTGACAACCAGTACAATGatgttggaagtcgcaaagTTGGGAGGgatgagttggacaaggatagcCCAACAATTTCCAGACCTGGAGAGCCGCAATGTGGTTTCTCCGCACATCTAACAcccaccaaaagaaaaagaaagaacaaagatggtactattaaaaaccaaagacagcagggaaggtgtttggtgtgttccaagaagaccacatatgtttgctctgtatGCAATGATGttgagacaattgaaagcaaagctctgtatgcaaagatgttgagacaattgaaagcaaagaaccatggatttgctacacaacgggagggcagctatgctttgcccaacacctgactgccttgcatggtagtGAAGGACTTTATAGTAgtaattggatacaagtaactcctatTAATTATGGTAAAAATttgtttcttaaccatcatagctaaatccctattatctgtatagttttTTACTGTGTCTACAGGATTatctacaggatttggcccatttaaATAATTTTTTTGCGTcaattgaaggcaaagaaccatggatttgctacacaacgggagggcagccatgctttgcccaacacctgactaccttgcatggtagttaaagactttgtagtactaagtggatacaagtaactcctagtatttatggtaaaaatgtgtttcttaaccatcatagcaaAATCCCGTTTacctgtatagttttgtaccgtgtctacaggatttggcccatttgtttct from Phaeodactylum tricornutum CCAP 1055/1 chromosome 11, complete sequence carries:
- a CDS encoding predicted protein, coding for MPVRDSRLRIGGKVTAKACHVVHLSKCAQRYGVNKHSKRLVGTVLDVTTTPVSVSTGHTSTLITTVYDFGESLFKEKTLNIRSVKAFVLPEDEGMSLIEEIAAEAAEADMEAGNLMEESVEAPVAEIVETPADIEPNTLVDTEPDSPVAEIVETPVDDNTLADTESENLVATVHQTEWYVNERKTQLDVSGHVYIRHFYIHTSVGDLIGQDSDNEPENFFGSLESSYSPQSLSSVAGPNYGPQLHPPDKEGDEEDEYLPHGIGKSAGQEEKQKDFYSALAEELVDNQYNDVGSRKVGRDELDKDSPTISRPGEPQCGFSAHLTPTKRKRKNKDGTIKNQRQQGRCLVCSKKTTYVCSVCNDVETIESKALYAKMLRQLKAKNHGFATQREGSYALPNT